A single region of the Podospora pseudopauciseta strain CBS 411.78 chromosome 1, whole genome shotgun sequence genome encodes:
- the CTR2 gene encoding copper transpport protein (COG:P; EggNog:ENOG503P7A9), with amino-acid sequence MDHSHHDHSHHEMMDHSAHMGHGDHGGDGQNMCNMNMLFTWDTNNLCIVFRQWHISSNFSLFVSLLAIVALGAGYEALREAIRRYEAAVTRRANSVPREIESRYQDEEDHEQDAETAPFFGAVITGQNRDEVTKRAHIIKSVLYAVQNFYAFMIMLIFMTYNGWVMLACSFGAGLGYLLFGGQTTVAKETACH; translated from the exons ATGGATCACTCTCACCACGACCACTCCCATCACGAAATGATGGACCACTCGGCTCACATGGGCCACGGTGATCACGGCGGTGATGGCCAAAACATGTGCAACATGAAC ATGCTCTTCACCTGGGATACCAACAACCTCTGCATCGTCTTCCGCCAATGGCacatctcctccaacttTTCCCTCttcgtctccctcctcgccatcgtcgCCCTCGGCGCCGGCTACGAAGCCCTCCGTGAAGCCATCCGTCGCTATGAAGCCGCAGTCACCAGACGGGCCAACTCCGTCCCTC GAGAAATCGAGTCTCGATATCAAGACGAGGAAGATCATGAACAAGATGCTGAGACAGCCCCCTTCTTTGGCGCTGTGATTACAGGCCAGAACAGAGACGAGGTCACCAAGCGGGCGCACATCATCAAGAGTGTCTTGTATGCGGTGCAGAACTTTTATGCTTTTATGATCAT GCTCATCTTCATGACTTACAACGGCTGGGTCATGCTCGCCTGCTCCTTTGGCGCCGGCCTCGGATACCTCTTGTTTGGCGGTCAGACCACCGTAGCAAAGGAGACAGCCTGCCATTAA
- the BNA1 gene encoding 3-hydroxyanthranilic acid dioxygenase (EggNog:ENOG503P1R4; COG:E), with the protein MLTQPINLPKWLEENSHLLKPPINNYCVYNEGFTVMIVGGPNARTDYHINQTPEWFYQHRGAMLLKIVDPTDNNTFKDIIIRQGDMFLLPPNTPHNPVRFADTVGIVLEQKRPEGSIDRMRWYCQSCKEIVHEASFHCTDLGTQIKAAVEAFKEDEEKRTCKKCGEVAAWKPAEGSLKDPNLEEA; encoded by the exons ATGCtcacccaacccatcaaCCTGCCAAAATG GCTTGAAGAAaactcccacctcctcaaaccccccatcaacaactACTGCGTCTACAACGAAGGCTTCACCGTCATGATCGTCGGCGGCCCCAACGCCCGCACCGACTACCACATCAACCAAACCCCCGAATGGTTCTACCAGCACCGCGGCGCCATGCTCCTCAAGATCGTCGACCccaccgacaacaacaccttcaaggacatcatcatccgccaAGGCGACatgttcctcctcccgcccaacaccccccacaACCCCGTCCGCTTCGCCGACACCGTTGGCATCGTCCTCGAGCAAAAGCGTCCAGAGGGGAGCATCGACCGGATGAGGTGGTACTGCCAGTCATGCAAGGAGATTGTCCACGAGGCGAGCTTTCACTGCACCGATTTGGGGACGCAGATCAAAGCTGCGGTGGAGGCTTTcaaggaagacgaggagaagaggacaTGTAAAAAGTgtggggaggtggcggcgtGGAAGCCCGCCGAGGGGAGTCTGAAGGATCCTAATTTGGAGGAGGCTTGA
- a CDS encoding hypothetical protein (EggNog:ENOG503NV1X; COG:Q) — MMIFRRGLATATNATTMASLKKAGKVVCIGRNYADHIAELNNTRPKQPFFFLKPSSSILAPGEGPVVRPKGVDLHYEVELALVLGKRIRDFDENDNKAALDAIDSYALSIDMTARNVQNEAKKKGLPWDICKGFDTFLPVSNVINKSAIPDPHNIELYLTVNDKVQQQDSTELMLFRIPKILGDISKVMTLNPGDIILTGTPKGVGPVVPGDVMKAGIRINGKELEEAKIEVQVEESTGAYQYGET, encoded by the exons atgaTGATCTTCCGGAGAGGTTTGGCTACGGCCACAAACGCAACCACAATGGCGTCGCTCAAGAAGGCTGGCAAGGTCGTGTGCATTGGCCGCAACTATGC GGACCACATTGCTGaactcaacaacacccgCCCCAAGCAgcccttcttttttctgaagccttcttcctccatctTGGCCCCCGGGGAGGGTCCGGTCGTCCGCCCCAAGGGTGTTGACCTTCACTACGAAGTCGAGCTCGCCCTTGTCCTCGGCAAGCGTATCAGAGACTTTGATGAGAATGACAACAAGGCCGCTCTCGACGCCATTGACA GCTACGCCCTCAGCATCGACATGACCGCCCGCAACGTCCAAAAcgaagccaagaagaagggcctCCCCTGGGACATCTGCAAGGGCTTCGacaccttcctccccgtcaGCAACGTCATCAACAAGTCGGCCATTCCCGACCCCCACAACATCGAGCTCTACCTCACCGTCAACGACAAGGTCCAGCAGCAGGACTCGACCGAGCTGATGCTCTTCCGCATCCCCAAGATCCTCGGCGACATCTCCAAGGTCATGACCCTCAACCCAGgcgacatcatcctcactGGCACCCCCAAGGGCGTCGGCCCGGTCGTTCCCGGCGACGTCATGAAGGCTGGTATCAGAATCAATggcaaggagctcgaggaggccaagattgAGGTCCAGGTGGAGGAGTCAACTGGTGCTTACCAGTACGGCGAGACGTaa